In one Thermosipho ferrireducens genomic region, the following are encoded:
- the fliY gene encoding flagellar motor switch phosphatase FliY — protein sequence MGGEEFLSQEELDALLNQINDSQESQELTDIEKDMFGEIGNIIMGSGATALSTLLGRKVEITVPTVDLKKVSELKKEINGVNAVVSINFQGVVEGLNALVLPQNAVAQIADIMMGGTGEIESPEVNELALSAVSEAMNQMMGAASTALSDMVNAKIDITPPTVELIDFNSSEVKFPPVAQDDEIVAKVNFTLKIDGLPPADFFLTMPPKFVKKLYDLIFKPGEPQETQAQQVQAPGQPAEQAIAAKTSNVQKQTVSVSPVKFQTFESEGTSKAGVEIPERLQALLDIPLNVVVELGKTKLTLKQVMELSIGSLIELDKLTGEPVDIIVNGKLIARGEVVVIDENFGVRITEIVSPQERFYTLE from the coding sequence ATGGGTGGAGAAGAATTCCTTTCTCAAGAAGAACTTGATGCTTTGTTAAATCAAATAAATGACTCCCAGGAAAGCCAGGAGCTCACAGACATTGAAAAAGACATGTTCGGAGAAATAGGAAATATAATAATGGGAAGTGGCGCTACCGCTCTTTCCACGCTTCTTGGAAGAAAGGTAGAGATAACAGTCCCAACTGTCGATTTAAAAAAAGTTTCAGAATTAAAAAAAGAAATAAACGGCGTTAATGCTGTAGTATCAATAAATTTCCAGGGAGTTGTTGAGGGATTAAATGCACTGGTACTCCCCCAGAATGCAGTTGCACAAATCGCCGATATAATGATGGGAGGCACAGGGGAAATAGAATCTCCTGAAGTCAATGAATTAGCATTAAGCGCTGTTTCAGAGGCTATGAATCAAATGATGGGAGCAGCTTCTACTGCTCTTTCTGATATGGTAAATGCAAAAATAGATATAACTCCTCCCACAGTAGAATTAATAGATTTTAACTCCTCGGAAGTCAAATTTCCACCAGTAGCTCAGGATGATGAAATTGTAGCAAAAGTTAATTTTACATTGAAAATCGACGGTCTTCCACCAGCTGATTTTTTCCTGACCATGCCTCCAAAATTTGTTAAAAAACTGTACGACTTAATTTTCAAACCAGGCGAGCCTCAAGAAACTCAGGCTCAACAAGTCCAGGCTCCAGGACAACCTGCTGAACAAGCTATTGCCGCCAAAACTTCAAATGTGCAAAAACAAACTGTTTCAGTTTCTCCTGTTAAATTCCAAACTTTCGAATCTGAAGGAACTTCAAAGGCCGGAGTAGAAATTCCCGAGAGGCTTCAAGCACTTCTTGATATTCCTTTAAACGTTGTGGTAGAACTTGGAAAAACAAAATTAACGTTAAAACAGGTAATGGAACTCTCAATAGGTTCCTTAATAGAACTTGATAAACTCACAGGAGAACCTGTAGACATAATTGTA